DNA sequence from the Poecilia reticulata strain Guanapo linkage group LG19, Guppy_female_1.0+MT, whole genome shotgun sequence genome:
CGAATGAATGCACTAATGGAAATGTTTGGCAACCTGAATTTCACTGTGTTAGGTTTCCCCTGCAACCAGTTTGGTCTTCAGTCACCTGGTAAGTTTCTCCTCTTATTTAATTAAGCTAATATTGCTTTTTCTTATTATGTTTATCAGGCAAAGATCGTTGGACTTATAGGGAAAAGTTATTTGCTTGCATTGTGTGCATACTGAACACTTGTTTTACTGGTCCCTCATGATAATAAAAAGCCCTTGTTCAAAAGTAGAGTAAAAGGTGATTTGTTAtcatattattttttcttttgaagtgaTAAAttgaaattgttatttttgattattaaacAGCATGCAATTTTGAAAActaataaagaaagaaaatccaatGCATAGGTTTAAATTTATCACAGTTATTCTCTTACACACAggtttgaaattaaatcaaatatttaattaaaggcAGAGTCTTTGGAAGGAAACCaaccaatttaaatgaactctacTAATTCAAAGGTTCATTAAACATCCAGCCAGGACCTTCCTGACAACTGCAAAATGTGGTTTCTCTGCATTTCGTTATGGggaatttaatcaaatattagtggatgtatatgtatgtatttgaACTTGGATATAAGATTTACAACCTTAGTGTATCAGAGAAAATTCAACGTGAATTCAAACTTGTGAATCCATTTTAGATCTTCAAAATttgttgaagttgtttttattgtttcactctgtaaaaataacaattcaaATGCAACCATAAAAGCCTTTAAATTAATATAACATTCACGAGAATGAGAAGTGAACGGAAACGTCTGACTggaacaaacatttttgaagtacATTTCCTGAAAGATAGTTGGCTTCTTCCAAATGTAACAGTCGGCACTTTTTGTAAGTCTATGATTAATGCCgcttaaaaaaactgtttttatttgtaagtgaCATGTGCTAACACAGAAATAACTAAAgtacataaataattttacatgcATCTGTTTTTAGAGGTGAATGAAGAAATGCTCAATGTACTGAAGTATGTGAGACCTGGTGGTGGGTTTGTTCCAAAGTTTCCCGTCTTTGCCAAGATCGAGGTGAATGGGTTGAACGAAGAACCTCTTTTTACATATCTAAAGGTATGCTGCATTCTACAGAGATTTTAGATGTATACACTCAAAAGATTCAGAATCGTTCCTGTTAGCACAGCTGTTTCGTCTCTTCTTGTTCTCCACAGGACTCGCTGCCATTTGTTAATCCTCTTATTGGCGATATAAAGAAGTTCTACTGGTCCCCAATATGTGTCAACGACATTAGATGGAATTTTGAGAAGTTTCTTATTAATTCAGATGGCACCCCTTTCAAAAGGTAAAGATCACATACAAAACCTCCAGGTAatttaaggctgttttttttctgttacatgCCATCTACCTTGTTGTGTAGGTATGAACTTCACTGCCCCATTGAAATGGTGGAGAAAGACATAGTAGACCTTCTCTGATGGACTTTAGGGAAACACTCCCTGATGGCAGAGTGATGATCGCTCAGTAAATGCATATGTGCACCTGAGCTGAATCTGATTGGAAGAGGAACATGTGTAGGAGCTTCAGTGCATTCTCTCTGAGAACAAGTTCCCTTTCAGCCACTCGAGGAGTTTCCATGTCACTGTCATGCTTCTTGGAAATGGACTTGGAACTGCGATTCagaatctaaattaaaataaagcatgaaatttagaactttgtttttgttattgtcGTCATTGATG
Encoded proteins:
- the gpx9 gene encoding glutathione peroxidase 9, translating into MNALMEMFGNLNFTVLGFPCNQFGLQSPEVNEEMLNVLKYVRPGGGFVPKFPVFAKIEVNGLNEEPLFTYLKDSLPFVNPLIGDIKKFYWSPICVNDIRWNFEKFLINSDGTPFKRYELHCPIEMVEKDIVDLL